A genomic stretch from Nocardia wallacei includes:
- a CDS encoding winged helix-turn-helix transcriptional regulator: MELLLLTSDPNPESVLPSLALLPHNVRPAPTEVASLLEAGTADVALVDARTDLAAARGLCRLLGSTGSSVPVVAVLTEGGLVAVNADWGLDDILLPGTGPAELDARLRLLVARNGGAASPENSGKITLGELVIDEGTYTARLRGRPLDLTYKEFELLKYLAQHAGRVFTRAQLLQEVWGYDFFGGTRTVDVHVRRLRAKLGSEYESLIGTVRNVGYKAVRPARNSGKGEPTSFPDDTDGPGEGLDASEDAVP, encoded by the coding sequence GTGGAGCTGCTCCTGCTGACCTCCGACCCGAATCCGGAGTCGGTGCTGCCGTCGTTGGCGTTGTTACCGCACAACGTCCGGCCGGCGCCGACGGAGGTCGCCTCCCTGCTGGAGGCGGGCACCGCGGATGTGGCGTTGGTGGATGCGAGAACCGATCTGGCGGCCGCCCGCGGGCTGTGCCGGTTACTCGGTAGCACCGGATCGTCGGTGCCGGTCGTCGCGGTGCTCACCGAGGGCGGCCTGGTGGCGGTGAACGCCGACTGGGGCCTGGACGACATCCTGCTGCCGGGCACCGGCCCGGCCGAACTGGATGCCCGGTTGCGACTGCTGGTGGCGCGCAACGGCGGTGCGGCCAGCCCCGAGAACTCCGGCAAGATCACCCTCGGCGAGCTGGTGATCGACGAGGGCACCTATACCGCCCGGTTGCGCGGCCGCCCGCTCGATCTCACCTACAAGGAATTCGAGCTGCTCAAGTACCTCGCGCAGCACGCCGGCCGGGTGTTCACCCGCGCTCAGCTGCTGCAGGAGGTCTGGGGGTACGACTTCTTCGGCGGCACCCGCACCGTCGATGTGCATGTGCGGCGGTTGCGCGCCAAACTCGGCAGCGAGTACGAGTCGTTGATCGGCACGGTGCGCAACGTCGGTTACAAGGCCGTGCGCCCGGCCCGCAACAGCGGCAAGGGCGAGCCGACCAGTTTCCCCGATGACACCGACGGCCCCGGCGAGGGTCTCGATGCTTCCGAGGATGCCGTGCCCTGA
- the mshD gene encoding mycothiol synthase, whose amino-acid sequence MVAGWTDRVAPETAQRIRGVLERAAAADGVEPVSEQAVLSLTTASPARHLLAALDGEVLGYANLVPAHGDHPAMAEAVVDPRQRGRGIGATLVSTALAAGGPGARVWAHGNLAPARAVAGRLGLTVARELWQMRRPLATPELPELAVAPDLLVRTYAGPADDAELLRVNNAAFDWHPEQGGWSTDDIAVRRDSPWFDPKGLFIAVDPADPGRMLGFHWTKVHPETAGQPPVGEVYVVAVDPAAQGRGLGRLLTLAGLHYLRDCGLDEVLLYTEADNTAAVHTYTRLGFETAHVDAAYAAR is encoded by the coding sequence GTGGTGGCGGGCTGGACCGATCGGGTCGCGCCCGAGACCGCGCAGCGGATCCGGGGGGTGCTGGAGCGGGCGGCCGCCGCCGACGGGGTCGAGCCCGTCTCCGAACAGGCCGTGTTGTCGCTGACGACCGCGTCCCCGGCCCGGCATCTGCTGGCCGCGCTGGACGGCGAGGTGCTCGGCTACGCGAATCTCGTTCCCGCACATGGCGATCACCCGGCGATGGCCGAGGCGGTGGTGGATCCGCGGCAGCGGGGTCGCGGCATCGGCGCCACCCTGGTCTCGACCGCGCTGGCCGCCGGCGGGCCCGGCGCCCGGGTGTGGGCGCACGGGAATCTGGCGCCCGCGCGGGCCGTGGCGGGACGGCTCGGGCTGACCGTCGCCCGCGAGCTGTGGCAAATGCGCCGCCCGTTGGCAACTCCGGAGTTACCGGAACTCGCCGTCGCACCGGACCTTCTCGTGCGCACCTACGCGGGCCCCGCGGACGACGCCGAGCTGCTGCGGGTGAACAACGCCGCTTTCGACTGGCACCCCGAACAGGGCGGGTGGTCCACCGACGATATCGCCGTGCGCCGCGACTCGCCCTGGTTCGATCCCAAGGGCCTGTTCATCGCGGTCGACCCGGCCGATCCCGGGCGGATGCTCGGCTTTCACTGGACCAAGGTGCACCCCGAGACCGCCGGGCAGCCGCCGGTAGGCGAGGTCTACGTCGTCGCGGTCGACCCGGCCGCACAGGGCCGTGGGCTGGGCCGGTTGCTGACCCTGGCCGGGCTGCACTACCTGCGCGACTGCGGGCTGGACGAGGTGCTGCTCTACACCGAGGCGGACAACACCGCGGCGGTGCACACCTACACCCGGCTGGGCTTCGAGACCGCCCACGTCGACGCCGCCTACGCCGCGCGCTGA